One genomic segment of Flavobacteriaceae bacterium includes these proteins:
- a CDS encoding tyrosine-type recombinase/integrase — protein sequence MQDFINYLQTKNHAEITQKKYTKSVADFLKWFTKEDINTTKKDVLEYLSYLKKNLHQTNSRRKGDLTALRHYFTFLQQNDLIATNPTNFLKIRGARKKTLYNIYSFAELEQLNDNFYHNFIRNFNYNKYVGENDRERSLLCRERNYCMLGMLVYQGLLTKELKKIKLTDLDLNKATLKIQKAKKSNGRTIVLNATQIGVLINYTQQIRPKIANLYNQETEQLFLSYPISNEKNNIQDFRGVVQYLAKQVKKIDSNFLNFKQLRASVITNWIKNEGLRKAQYLAGHRYISSTESYKVNDLESLTDDIAKHHPF from the coding sequence ATGCAAGATTTTATTAACTATTTACAAACCAAAAACCACGCAGAAATCACGCAAAAAAAATACACCAAAAGCGTAGCTGATTTTTTAAAATGGTTTACAAAGGAAGACATTAATACTACTAAAAAAGATGTTTTGGAGTACTTGTCCTATCTTAAAAAAAATCTTCACCAAACCAACAGCAGACGTAAAGGAGATTTAACAGCTTTAAGGCATTATTTTACTTTTTTACAGCAAAATGATTTAATAGCGACCAACCCCACTAACTTTTTAAAAATAAGAGGAGCAAGAAAAAAAACACTTTACAATATCTATTCTTTTGCAGAACTGGAACAGCTAAACGATAATTTTTACCACAACTTTATTAGGAATTTCAACTACAATAAATACGTAGGAGAAAACGACCGAGAACGCTCTCTTTTATGCAGAGAAAGAAACTATTGTATGTTGGGGATGCTTGTGTATCAAGGTTTGCTAACCAAAGAATTAAAAAAAATAAAACTTACCGATTTAGACCTAAACAAAGCCACTTTAAAAATACAAAAAGCAAAAAAAAGTAATGGCAGAACCATTGTTTTAAATGCTACACAAATAGGTGTTTTAATCAATTATACACAGCAAATAAGACCTAAAATAGCAAACTTATATAATCAAGAAACTGAACAGCTTTTTTTGTCTTACCCTATTTCCAATGAAAAAAACAATATTCAAGATTTTCGAGGAGTGGTGCAATACCTTGCTAAACAGGTTAAGAAAATAGACAGTAATTTTTTAAATTTTAAGCAGTTACGAGCTTCGGTTATTACAAATTGGATAAAAAATGAGGGATTGCGAAAAGCACAATATTTAGCAGGACATCGCTACATATCTAGCACCGAAAGTTATAAGGTAAACGATTTGGAAAGCCTAACTGATGACATTGCAAAACATCATCCATTTTGA
- a CDS encoding tyrosine-type recombinase/integrase has protein sequence MSENLTIINQEYKEWLATLGFSHSIVYNYNFSVRDFFNWLDTQGVSQINKLTAKHITTYFNYLQIRPNKRRKGGLSTAHLNKTFDAIDKLMEFMHQIGMHTAPNPTNYRIEQDKQERVNNIHPFTKEEIKELQNNISKTYPKYHFEKREKKQEQLKLIFALFYGCGIRRTEGMNLEVTDINFDTKTLFIRQGKNYKDRIIPLSTGVYKVLENYVYNFRNLQKITHRKLFIHSSCGLTNSLKDLQKITPNKVIQSKRLTFHILRHSIATQLLQNGVSIENIAQFLGHSSLESTQIYTHIVNR, from the coding sequence TTGAGCGAAAACCTAACAATTATTAACCAAGAATATAAAGAGTGGTTGGCTACTTTGGGCTTTTCACATTCCATTGTTTACAACTATAATTTTAGTGTAAGGGATTTTTTTAATTGGCTTGACACGCAGGGCGTGAGCCAAATAAACAAGCTGACTGCAAAGCACATTACTACTTATTTTAATTACTTACAAATACGCCCAAACAAGCGAAGAAAAGGCGGGTTGAGTACTGCACATCTCAACAAAACTTTTGATGCCATAGACAAGCTGATGGAGTTTATGCATCAAATAGGAATGCACACCGCACCCAACCCAACAAATTACAGAATTGAACAGGACAAGCAGGAAAGAGTAAACAATATACACCCTTTTACCAAAGAAGAAATAAAGGAATTGCAAAACAATATCTCAAAAACATACCCCAAATATCATTTTGAAAAAAGAGAGAAAAAGCAGGAACAATTAAAACTTATTTTTGCTTTGTTTTATGGTTGTGGCATACGCAGAACCGAGGGGATGAACCTTGAAGTAACGGACATTAATTTTGATACTAAAACGCTTTTTATAAGACAAGGAAAAAATTATAAAGACCGCATCATCCCATTAAGTACAGGGGTTTATAAAGTACTGGAAAACTACGTTTACAATTTTAGAAACCTGCAAAAAATAACACACCGAAAACTCTTTATTCATAGTTCTTGTGGGCTTACAAACAGTCTTAAAGATTTACAGAAAATCACGCCAAATAAAGTCATACAAAGCAAAAGATTAACCTTTCATATTTTACGCCATAGTATCGCTACACAACTACTTCAAAATGGTGTTAGTATTGAAAATATTGCACAGTTCTTGGGGCATTCTTCACTAGAAAGTACGCAGATTTATACACATATCGTAAACCGATAA
- a CDS encoding helix-turn-helix domain-containing protein: MDFPTHFKHLRKQSGLSQAALAKKCGIKVTNISRYEMGRVKPNFDIAIKMARHLGVSMDVFYGITSSEDTQLVKLAKRASKLPKNKQQTLEQVIERRFCR; the protein is encoded by the coding sequence ATGGATTTTCCCACGCATTTTAAACACTTACGTAAACAAAGCGGACTGTCTCAGGCGGCACTTGCCAAAAAATGTGGTATTAAAGTAACCAACATATCCCGATATGAGATGGGGCGAGTAAAACCCAATTTTGATATTGCCATAAAAATGGCCAGGCATTTGGGAGTGTCTATGGATGTTTTCTACGGTATAACAAGCAGTGAGGATACCCAATTGGTAAAACTCGCTAAAAGAGCCTCTAAATTGCCGAAAAACAAACAGCAAACCTTAGAACAGGTAATAGAGAGGCGTTTTTGTAGGTAA
- a CDS encoding tyrosine-type recombinase/integrase, protein MKKLPLQNENFKHLLEAYKEWLDILGHTPRSVYGYPIFLQEFFYYLERRHINSIADITRTIVREYYKALQERPNQRRGGALSKNYLNQHQQALKKFGEYLLKHGAKPLEVHLKPEKTDRFETINILTPAEAKQLFKATEFSSPLWHVQLRDKAMLVLLYGLGLRRDEAVHVNIKDILFDKELIHVRKGKHYKERLIPINPYNLAILEEYIYRARIEFYRYSQSEALLIGQSGTRLTGAAIAIHLQRIIKATDNRELIAKKISPHRLRHSIATHLLEAGMRLEDIKQFLGHSHLETTQIYTHLVKKL, encoded by the coding sequence ATGAAGAAACTACCCTTACAAAATGAAAATTTTAAGCATCTGTTAGAAGCTTACAAAGAGTGGTTGGATATCTTAGGCCATACGCCACGTAGTGTGTATGGTTATCCTATTTTTTTACAAGAGTTTTTTTATTACTTAGAGCGTCGCCATATTAATTCCATAGCAGATATTACAAGAACAATCGTTAGGGAGTATTATAAAGCTTTGCAAGAAAGACCCAATCAAAGAAGAGGGGGCGCACTGAGTAAAAATTATTTAAACCAACATCAGCAAGCTTTAAAAAAGTTTGGAGAATACCTGCTAAAACACGGTGCAAAACCTTTGGAGGTTCATTTAAAACCCGAGAAAACAGACCGTTTTGAAACCATTAACATTCTTACTCCGGCAGAAGCCAAACAACTCTTTAAAGCCACCGAATTTAGCAGTCCTCTTTGGCATGTACAACTACGAGATAAAGCCATGCTGGTATTGTTGTATGGTTTGGGATTGCGTAGAGACGAAGCGGTCCATGTCAATATTAAAGATATCCTGTTTGATAAAGAACTCATTCATGTTCGTAAAGGCAAGCATTACAAAGAACGCTTGATTCCTATCAATCCGTACAACTTAGCGATTTTAGAAGAGTATATCTACCGGGCACGTATCGAATTTTACCGGTACTCACAAAGTGAAGCTTTATTGATAGGCCAAAGCGGAACAAGATTAACAGGAGCGGCTATTGCAATTCATTTGCAACGTATCATAAAAGCAACCGATAACCGGGAGCTTATAGCTAAAAAAATATCTCCTCACAGATTGCGCCATTCTATTGCTACCCATTTACTCGAAGCAGGAATGCGACTGGAAGATATCAAACAATTTTTAGGACACTCCCACTTGGAGACCACACAGATTTATACGCATCTGGTTAAGAAATTATAG
- a CDS encoding tyrosine-type recombinase/integrase: protein MMMSFKAYLEKQRHRTTSIKAYLWKLKDYKNWCTQKGYDTQLLDYKALMQYVKYLQAKNWRAESVNNQIRCVQYYYDYLIESNIRVDNPATGLKVKRSRTKVMANLLTYEELEDLYYSFESDHVTDKYFKATAKRNKVITGLIVYQCLNTATLAKLQLEDVQLHKGKIDVPGTTKSNPRTLPLQSWQIIELMEYIERYRPKIQKRIKLYNDTLFPLNTPQFNMIQRSIIKKLKTVNHKVVSLQQLRASVITYWLGKYNIREVQQMCGHKYIGSTERYQQDNLENLHKAIQKFHPLG, encoded by the coding sequence ATGATGATGAGTTTTAAAGCCTATTTGGAAAAACAAAGACATCGTACAACTAGTATCAAGGCCTATCTGTGGAAATTAAAGGACTATAAAAATTGGTGTACACAAAAAGGCTATGATACACAACTGCTGGATTATAAAGCACTGATGCAATATGTAAAGTATCTGCAAGCTAAAAACTGGAGAGCCGAAAGTGTCAACAATCAAATACGATGTGTTCAATATTACTATGATTATTTAATAGAAAGCAACATAAGGGTAGATAACCCGGCAACAGGCTTAAAAGTAAAACGCTCCCGAACCAAAGTAATGGCTAATTTGTTAACGTATGAAGAATTGGAAGATTTATATTATTCTTTTGAAAGTGACCATGTCACAGATAAGTACTTTAAAGCCACCGCCAAGAGAAATAAAGTCATTACAGGGCTTATCGTCTATCAATGTTTAAACACTGCCACATTGGCAAAACTACAACTGGAAGATGTACAGTTACACAAAGGAAAAATAGACGTTCCGGGTACCACCAAAAGCAACCCGAGAACCTTACCCTTACAATCCTGGCAAATCATAGAGCTTATGGAATACATAGAGCGGTACAGACCAAAAATACAAAAGCGTATAAAGCTCTATAACGATACCTTATTCCCGTTAAATACCCCACAATTTAATATGATTCAAAGAAGTATTATAAAGAAGTTAAAAACAGTGAATCACAAAGTGGTAAGTCTGCAACAATTAAGAGCAAGTGTGATTACCTATTGGCTCGGTAAATACAATATCAGAGAAGTACAACAGATGTGTGGTCATAAATACATAGGTTCTACCGAAAGATATCAGCAAGATAATTTAGAGAATTTACACAAGGCCATCCAAAAGTTCCACCCGCTAGGTTAA
- a CDS encoding transposase gives MKTNEIIGIDVSKLLIDVCIYSKQIVQQFENSKSGFKLMLKWSFKNSSFSKEETMFVFEHTGMYSHLLSVSLTEQKLSFFIASGLEIKRSIGIARGKDDQIDAKRIALYGYRLKEELKPSKLPKRSILQLKSLLSLRTKLNKQRAGFKVTLKEQKRIYKAKEYKIIFDVQQKMIAELTKQIHKINTQMQAIIDQNIMLKETYKLVTSVKGIGMQTAIMMIVFTDNFSKFENWRKFASYCGVAPFPYQSGTSIKGRTKVSHLANKKLKAIINMCAISAIQHNPEMKLYYHKRIKQGKSKMSTVNIIRNKLIARVFAVVKRQTPYVDTFKFAA, from the coding sequence ATGAAAACAAATGAAATTATCGGAATCGATGTCAGTAAATTATTAATTGATGTTTGTATCTATTCTAAACAAATTGTTCAACAGTTTGAGAACAGTAAATCTGGATTTAAATTAATGCTAAAGTGGAGTTTTAAAAATTCGTCTTTCTCTAAAGAAGAAACCATGTTTGTATTTGAACATACAGGAATGTACTCTCATTTATTATCTGTGTCTTTAACTGAACAAAAATTATCTTTTTTCATAGCTTCTGGTTTAGAAATTAAAAGATCTATTGGTATTGCTCGTGGAAAGGATGACCAAATTGATGCCAAACGCATTGCTCTATATGGGTATCGATTAAAAGAAGAACTTAAACCCAGTAAGCTACCTAAAAGAAGTATATTACAACTAAAAAGTCTCTTATCTTTAAGGACAAAACTTAACAAACAAAGAGCTGGTTTTAAAGTTACTTTGAAAGAACAAAAAAGAATTTATAAAGCAAAAGAGTATAAAATAATCTTTGACGTTCAACAAAAAATGATTGCAGAACTAACCAAACAAATACACAAGATTAATACTCAAATGCAAGCTATTATTGACCAAAATATAATGTTAAAAGAAACCTATAAACTTGTTACTAGTGTTAAAGGTATAGGAATGCAAACTGCTATAATGATGATTGTGTTTACTGACAATTTTTCAAAATTTGAAAACTGGAGAAAGTTTGCCTCTTATTGTGGTGTTGCTCCTTTTCCTTACCAATCTGGAACTAGTATTAAAGGACGTACAAAAGTCTCTCATTTGGCTAATAAAAAATTGAAAGCAATTATTAATATGTGCGCTATTTCTGCTATACAACATAACCCAGAAATGAAATTATACTATCATAAAAGAATAAAACAAGGCAAAAGTAAAATGAGTACCGTTAACATTATTAGAAACAAATTAATAGCAAGAGTGTTTGCCGTTGTCAAACGACAAACACCCTATGTAGATACTTTTAAATTTGCTGCATAA
- a CDS encoding helix-turn-helix domain-containing protein, whose translation MKLGDRLQKLRKEAKLTQGQLAEKLNISMTQLVRYETKEVQPPANVLKKLGEVLGVSIDFLINGDTLEKAQSQLKDNDLLIQFKKIEKLEEEDKNIVKKLIDAFVAKKQIQQIVT comes from the coding sequence ATGAAATTAGGAGATAGATTGCAAAAATTACGCAAAGAGGCGAAATTAACACAAGGGCAGTTAGCTGAAAAACTAAATATTTCTATGACCCAACTTGTCAGATATGAAACAAAAGAAGTACAACCGCCTGCAAATGTCTTGAAAAAATTAGGAGAAGTCTTAGGAGTTTCAATTGATTTTCTAATCAACGGAGATACTTTAGAAAAAGCTCAAAGTCAATTAAAAGATAATGATTTATTAATCCAATTTAAGAAAATAGAAAAACTAGAAGAAGAAGATAAAAACATTGTCAAAAAGTTGATTGATGCTTTCGTAGCTAAAAAACAAATCCAACAAATTGTGACATAA
- a CDS encoding toprim domain-containing protein — protein sequence MLCYFSTKNKSAQIVSLYGRSIYGDAKNKHYYTKNRQGLYPGYPGENTQKVILVESVIDAATLLQHFTLPRATAVMAAYGTNGITAAHTEAIRRLKDLQEIILWLDADDAGKKATEVYGKAFAEQFPKVQLSSVPTLEGEDINSLLDSHTADIFVNLFTSRKPIETQTKPAKAYTLEITTHQSIYHDEHLKIQVLGKMDLKNLGSLRVTLVVHSKDNPHTIPVRNTLDLYHGERIEKFTRTCAESLQMGTSIIRKALNIITGELETHRLHQLEVIENKQEEIPQLRMLSEKEKQAALLFLKDKNLIDILSEKLQETGIVGEEKKAVFLFTILLSHKMHKTLHAMVQGSSGSGKSHLIKKVADCMYGQYKIKRFTRVSEKSFYNYGMYDLQHCGIILEDYDGLGEEAQLAWRELQSNEKLSSSVSLKNELTGEIKSGEKYVYGPIASLVATTRFHIYEDNQSRVFTVAIDESEAQTEKVLDYMAKKASGMITGQSEEKAITELQNIVHLLEPYPVQNSYRLHLPKNTQGRRRLTQMLHDFIAQITILHQHQRKREQVLITALDDVKTAVDLMFESIVLKTDELDGILRQFYEKLKEYIKKKAKRENTSDCDTQFTQREIRQEFSISKSQAQRYFNELQELEYLQKSHTKSRNTFVYKIVYLDNQQKLRQEIREYLYNQIDTYNKNQKNT from the coding sequence ATACTGTGTTATTTTTCCACTAAAAATAAAAGCGCACAGATCGTATCACTGTATGGCAGAAGCATTTACGGCGATGCCAAAAACAAACATTACTATACTAAAAACAGACAGGGACTATATCCGGGTTATCCCGGAGAAAACACCCAAAAAGTCATCCTTGTCGAAAGTGTGATTGATGCTGCTACACTACTGCAGCATTTTACACTTCCCAGAGCCACAGCCGTTATGGCTGCTTACGGCACTAACGGAATCACTGCAGCACACACCGAGGCTATCCGCCGGTTAAAAGATCTGCAGGAAATCATCTTGTGGTTAGATGCAGATGATGCCGGTAAAAAAGCTACGGAAGTCTACGGTAAAGCCTTTGCAGAGCAGTTTCCAAAAGTACAGCTCAGTAGTGTTCCCACCCTTGAGGGTGAAGATATCAACTCACTGCTCGATAGCCATACTGCAGATATTTTTGTGAATCTTTTTACAAGCAGAAAGCCTATAGAGACACAAACAAAACCTGCCAAAGCCTATACATTAGAAATCACCACTCATCAAAGTATCTACCATGACGAGCATCTAAAAATACAAGTACTGGGTAAAATGGACCTGAAGAACCTGGGTTCGCTTCGTGTTACTTTGGTAGTACATAGCAAAGACAACCCACATACCATTCCTGTAAGAAATACCCTCGATCTGTATCATGGCGAACGTATCGAGAAATTTACAAGAACCTGCGCGGAGAGTCTCCAAATGGGAACCAGTATCATCCGCAAAGCCCTGAACATCATTACCGGAGAGTTAGAAACCCATAGATTGCATCAGTTGGAAGTCATAGAAAACAAACAAGAAGAAATCCCACAACTTAGAATGCTATCGGAGAAAGAAAAACAAGCAGCTCTTTTATTTTTAAAGGATAAAAACCTCATTGATATTTTATCTGAAAAATTGCAGGAAACCGGCATTGTAGGAGAAGAGAAAAAAGCGGTGTTTTTGTTTACTATCCTGTTAAGTCATAAGATGCATAAAACCCTGCATGCTATGGTCCAGGGAAGCTCGGGAAGCGGCAAGAGCCACTTGATTAAAAAGGTGGCTGACTGTATGTACGGCCAATATAAAATCAAACGCTTTACCAGAGTCAGTGAAAAGAGTTTTTATAATTACGGAATGTATGACCTGCAGCACTGCGGTATTATCCTGGAAGATTACGACGGACTGGGGGAGGAAGCACAGCTTGCCTGGAGAGAGCTGCAAAGCAATGAGAAATTAAGTAGCAGTGTAAGTCTAAAAAATGAGCTCACCGGCGAGATTAAAAGTGGAGAAAAGTATGTCTATGGCCCTATCGCTTCTCTGGTAGCTACTACCAGGTTCCATATTTACGAGGATAACCAAAGCAGGGTATTTACAGTGGCTATTGATGAGAGCGAAGCACAGACAGAAAAAGTACTGGATTATATGGCAAAAAAAGCCTCCGGGATGATTACCGGCCAGAGTGAAGAAAAGGCAATCACAGAGCTTCAAAATATAGTTCACTTATTAGAACCCTATCCGGTACAAAATAGTTACCGTTTGCACTTACCTAAAAATACGCAAGGACGTAGACGTCTTACCCAAATGCTCCATGACTTTATTGCACAAATTACCATATTGCATCAGCATCAACGTAAAAGAGAGCAAGTATTAATCACAGCATTAGACGATGTAAAGACAGCAGTAGATTTGATGTTTGAAAGCATTGTCTTAAAGACCGATGAGCTCGATGGTATCCTGAGACAGTTCTATGAAAAGTTAAAGGAATATATCAAAAAGAAAGCAAAAAGAGAAAATACCAGTGACTGCGACACGCAGTTTACACAACGAGAAATACGACAGGAATTTAGCATTAGTAAAAGCCAGGCTCAACGGTATTTTAATGAACTGCAAGAGTTGGAATACCTCCAAAAAAGCCATACAAAAAGTAGAAACACCTTTGTCTATAAAATCGTCTACCTGGACAATCAACAGAAATTACGACAAGAAATCCGGGAATATCTCTATAATCAGATAGATACTTATAACAAAAACCAAAAAAACACCTAA
- a CDS encoding transposase encodes MELSLDLLKFILPEMLVEHFDLVRHTHRNEELHLYFEERNVVPKEVINPNVIAHGFHKEITIEDFPLRGNTVYLHVRRRRWLDKETRQIIQRDWNLVAQGTRMTGEFAAFLKEISRY; translated from the coding sequence TTGGAATTATCCTTAGACCTTTTAAAATTCATCTTACCTGAGATGCTCGTAGAACATTTTGATTTGGTAAGACACACTCATCGAAATGAGGAACTTCATTTGTATTTTGAAGAGCGTAATGTTGTTCCTAAAGAAGTCATAAATCCTAATGTAATTGCTCATGGTTTCCACAAAGAGATTACTATTGAAGACTTTCCTTTGCGTGGAAACACTGTGTATCTTCACGTAAGGCGACGTAGATGGTTAGATAAAGAGACTAGGCAAATCATTCAAAGAGATTGGAATCTAGTAGCTCAGGGAACTCGCATGACAGGTGAGTTTGCTGCTTTTTTAAAAGAGATTAGTCGATACTGA
- a CDS encoding DDE transposase — MARIYGVNGKKFQRQYRDYLSEFKQWKEKSHAKEWLIFPENIGTRLSIDEVALSKGELYTIVTNKKAKGKKGSIVAIIATTKAEPIIKHLFKISSAKRNKVREITLDMANSMKLIAKRCFPKAIQVTDRFHVQKLALEALQEIRIKHRWEAIDTENERIKLAKTNNKEYYPEILENGDTIKQLLARSRYLLYKAPSNWTEDQRVRANILFKRYPDIKTAFKLVQGLRNIFNTANSIQVAYTKLAHWYKDVEQTAYKAFNTIANSIRLNYRSILNYFINRSTNAAAESFNAKIKAFRLQFRGVKNTEFFLYRLTTIFA, encoded by the coding sequence ATTGCAAGAATCTATGGCGTGAATGGGAAGAAGTTCCAAAGGCAGTATCGAGATTATTTGAGTGAGTTTAAACAGTGGAAGGAAAAGTCTCATGCCAAAGAGTGGTTGATCTTCCCTGAGAATATAGGAACTCGATTATCTATCGACGAAGTAGCCTTATCAAAAGGAGAACTCTACACCATCGTTACCAATAAAAAAGCTAAAGGAAAGAAAGGAAGTATTGTGGCGATCATAGCTACTACCAAAGCAGAACCTATTATCAAACACCTATTTAAAATCTCATCTGCGAAAAGAAACAAGGTCAGAGAAATTACCCTAGATATGGCGAACTCCATGAAGCTGATTGCCAAACGGTGTTTCCCCAAAGCCATACAAGTAACCGATAGATTCCATGTACAGAAACTAGCTCTAGAAGCACTTCAAGAAATTAGGATCAAACATCGATGGGAAGCCATAGATACAGAAAATGAACGGATCAAACTTGCCAAAACCAATAACAAAGAATATTACCCTGAAATATTAGAAAATGGAGATACCATAAAGCAACTCTTGGCTAGAAGCAGATACTTACTCTACAAAGCACCAAGTAATTGGACAGAAGATCAAAGAGTAAGAGCTAACATCCTCTTTAAAAGATATCCTGATATCAAAACAGCTTTTAAGCTCGTACAAGGACTTAGAAATATCTTCAACACAGCAAACTCAATACAAGTCGCTTATACAAAACTAGCGCATTGGTATAAAGATGTAGAACAAACAGCATACAAGGCTTTTAATACCATAGCAAACTCTATCAGGCTTAACTATAGATCAATATTGAATTACTTCATTAATAGAAGTACTAATGCAGCGGCAGAATCTTTCAATGCCAAAATCAAAGCCTTTAGATTACAATTTAGAGGGGTCAAAAACACAGAATTCTTCCTCTATAGATTAACTACAATTTTTGCATAA
- the bshC gene encoding bacillithiol biosynthesis cysteine-adding enzyme BshC, giving the protein MKATHIPFRKTHFFSKMIIDYLEKKTTIRSYYNHFPDIKGFAKQIQEKSISSKYPEHNRKSRTILVEALQNQYKNIDVSEHTHKNILSLQNENTYTLTTGHQLNVFTGPLYFLYKIISTINLCEELTKKFPENSFAPIYWMATEDHDFEEINHFYFRGKKIRWNRPSGGPVGRFSTEGLTQVFEVFSRQLGETKNANYLKTLFKKAYTTHSNLASATRYIVNELFKDYGLVIINGDDMNLKKQFSPFIKDELLHKISYKAVSETTAELKKDYKIQVKPREINLFYIKNNLRERIIEKEGRYRIGDTEIDFSKTDILQELKNHPERFSPNVMMRPLYQEVILPNIAYIGGGGELAYWLELKAYFKKAGVSFPILMLRNSVQVMAAKQQKKIDKLEISFEELFLKQEDLLAKKVIAHSDISVDFEQKKIMLKQHFNELRMLAKQTDGSFIGAVNAQERKQMKGLENLKKRWLRAEKRRQQNLVFRITEIQNQLLPNQGLEERQRNFSEYYLEYGTDFIKALKIALKPLRLEFTVLVL; this is encoded by the coding sequence ATGAAAGCGACTCATATTCCTTTTCGGAAAACTCATTTCTTTTCTAAAATGATCATAGATTATTTGGAAAAGAAAACAACCATTCGATCCTATTATAATCATTTTCCGGATATAAAAGGATTTGCCAAACAAATACAAGAAAAATCCATATCGTCTAAATACCCCGAACACAATCGAAAATCAAGAACTATTTTAGTTGAAGCGTTACAAAATCAGTATAAAAATATTGATGTCTCAGAACATACACATAAGAATATACTTTCATTGCAAAACGAAAATACATATACCCTCACTACCGGGCATCAATTAAATGTATTTACCGGACCTTTGTATTTCTTATATAAGATTATTTCTACCATTAATTTATGCGAAGAGTTGACGAAAAAGTTCCCTGAAAACAGTTTTGCCCCTATCTATTGGATGGCTACGGAAGATCATGATTTTGAAGAAATAAATCACTTTTATTTTCGAGGGAAAAAGATCCGATGGAACAGGCCCTCCGGCGGGCCTGTGGGGAGGTTCTCCACGGAAGGATTAACACAGGTTTTTGAAGTATTTTCAAGGCAATTAGGAGAGACAAAAAATGCAAACTATCTAAAAACACTCTTTAAAAAAGCATATACGACCCATAGTAATTTAGCATCGGCAACAAGGTATATTGTCAATGAATTATTTAAAGACTACGGATTGGTTATCATTAATGGAGATGATATGAATCTCAAAAAACAGTTCAGCCCGTTCATAAAAGATGAATTGTTACACAAAATTTCTTATAAAGCCGTTTCCGAGACTACTGCCGAACTGAAAAAAGATTATAAAATACAAGTAAAACCCAGAGAAATAAATCTGTTTTACATAAAAAATAATCTGAGAGAGCGTATTATAGAAAAAGAAGGGCGATATAGAATAGGCGATACCGAAATTGATTTTTCTAAAACGGACATTTTACAAGAACTGAAAAATCACCCGGAGCGATTTAGTCCGAATGTAATGATGCGTCCCTTATATCAGGAAGTTATTTTGCCGAATATAGCTTATATTGGAGGGGGAGGAGAACTGGCATATTGGTTAGAACTAAAGGCATATTTTAAAAAAGCCGGCGTTTCTTTTCCAATATTAATGTTAAGAAACTCGGTTCAGGTGATGGCTGCAAAACAGCAAAAAAAAATAGATAAGCTGGAGATTTCTTTTGAAGAACTATTTTTAAAACAAGAAGATTTATTGGCTAAAAAAGTGATAGCGCATTCTGATATTTCTGTTGATTTTGAACAAAAAAAAATAATGCTTAAACAACATTTTAATGAATTACGAATGCTCGCCAAACAAACAGACGGTTCTTTTATAGGAGCTGTAAATGCACAGGAGAGAAAACAAATGAAAGGCTTGGAAAATTTGAAAAAAAGATGGTTGCGAGCGGAAAAGAGAAGACAGCAAAATTTGGTTTTTAGAATTACGGAAATACAAAATCAATTATTGCCAAATCAAGGGTTGGAAGAACGTCAGCGAAACTTTTCCGAATATTATCTGGAGTACGGAACGGATTTTATAAAGGCGTTAAAAATTGCTTTAAAACCGTTACGGTTAGAATTTACTGTACTGGTATTGTAA